A genomic stretch from Streptococcus oralis includes:
- a CDS encoding ABC transporter permease — translation MSMKKTYRKDLLQSVTTSKGRFVSILTLMMLGSLALVGLKVASPNMERTAEDYLRKANTLDLAVIADYGLDKEDQDELKTLQGASVEFGYMADLTVENSEEAVRLYSKPESISTFQVTEGRLPEANEEIALADFWKDRYQIGQTITFSKKEEGKSVIKSQTFTITGFVQSGEMLSQEDLGGASSGNGSLTGYGVILPSQFDSDVYSIARVRYDDLKNLDAFSSDYKTKRSQHQEELQDLLADNGQKRLASIKANGQKSLEDGKEQLQTAESNLENGKSQLEQAESRLKTQEEQATALPEPQKSQIEGQLTKAKEELATKKEKLAQTESDLSKEKEKLEQRQKELDELAEPKYHVYNRQTMPGGQGYLMYSNASSSIRSVGNIFPVVLYMVAAMVTFTTMTRFVDEERTNAGIFKALGYRNRDIVAKFVLYGFLAGTVGTVIGTFLGHYLLAGVISDVITAGLVVGKSQEYFYWSYSLLALALSWVSSVLPAYLVARRELHDEAAQLLLPKPPVEGSKILLERLSFIWSRLSFTHKVTARNIFRYKQRMLMTIFGVAGSVALLFAGLGIQSSVGGVVERQFEQIQQYQMIVAEKSSATEQEKADLESALQADRIHAYQKIYSKSIEKDFKGKAGLQTITIMVTSREDFKPFITLEENGREMQVTDGAVVSQKLAQLAGVRVGDKLELDGKEIKVSAISENYVGHFVYLNRATYEQVYGTSPKDNTYLVKLKEPTPSNTEKEAAAFMEKTAVSGVVQNATAIHLFESVANSLNKTMAILVLVSVLLAIVILYNLTNINVAERIRELSTIKVLGFHNKEVTLYIYRETMVLSLVGIVLGLVAGYYLHQFLIQMISPTTILFYPRVSWEVYALPIVAVTVILALLGLFVNHHLRKVDMLEALKSVE, via the coding sequence ATTAGCATGAAAAAAACATATCGAAAAGACTTGCTCCAGTCAGTGACGACTTCAAAGGGACGCTTTGTTTCTATCTTAACCTTGATGATGCTGGGTTCTTTAGCCCTAGTTGGCCTCAAAGTAGCCAGTCCAAACATGGAACGTACGGCAGAAGATTATCTCCGTAAAGCCAATACTCTGGATTTGGCCGTGATAGCTGATTATGGCTTGGATAAAGAAGACCAAGACGAACTAAAGACACTTCAAGGAGCAAGTGTTGAGTTTGGCTATATGGCTGACTTAACCGTTGAAAATAGTGAAGAAGCGGTTCGACTTTATTCCAAACCCGAGAGCATTTCAACCTTCCAAGTGACAGAAGGGCGACTGCCAGAAGCTAATGAGGAAATTGCCTTGGCTGATTTCTGGAAAGACCGCTATCAGATTGGACAGACTATCACCTTTAGCAAGAAAGAAGAAGGGAAGTCCGTCATAAAATCTCAAACTTTCACAATTACTGGATTTGTTCAGTCGGGTGAGATGCTTTCTCAAGAAGACTTGGGAGGGGCTAGTAGTGGAAATGGAAGTTTGACTGGTTATGGAGTAATTTTACCTAGTCAGTTTGACTCAGATGTGTATAGTATTGCGCGTGTACGCTATGATGATTTAAAAAATCTGGATGCTTTTTCATCAGACTATAAGACCAAACGATCCCAACATCAGGAAGAGTTGCAAGACTTACTTGCCGATAATGGTCAAAAAAGATTGGCAAGTATCAAAGCAAATGGGCAAAAGAGCTTGGAAGATGGGAAAGAACAGCTCCAAACTGCTGAAAGCAACCTTGAAAATGGCAAGAGTCAGTTAGAGCAGGCCGAAAGTCGCTTGAAAACGCAAGAAGAACAAGCGACTGCTTTACCAGAACCGCAAAAGAGTCAAATCGAGGGACAGCTGACAAAAGCTAAGGAAGAATTGGCGACTAAAAAAGAAAAACTGGCTCAGACAGAGAGTGATCTATCTAAGGAAAAAGAGAAGCTAGAACAGCGCCAGAAAGAGCTTGATGAACTGGCAGAGCCGAAATACCACGTATACAATCGCCAAACCATGCCAGGTGGTCAAGGTTACCTCATGTACAGTAATGCATCGTCAAGCATTCGATCAGTCGGAAATATCTTCCCAGTGGTGCTTTATATGGTCGCCGCAATGGTGACCTTTACAACGATGACTCGCTTTGTAGATGAAGAGCGTACCAATGCTGGTATTTTCAAGGCCCTAGGTTACCGTAACCGAGATATAGTTGCCAAGTTTGTTCTCTATGGTTTTCTTGCAGGAACTGTGGGAACCGTTATAGGAACGTTTCTTGGACATTATCTCCTTGCAGGCGTGATTTCGGATGTTATAACAGCTGGACTGGTCGTTGGGAAAAGTCAGGAGTATTTTTACTGGTCTTATAGCCTCCTTGCCCTAGCCTTGAGTTGGGTATCCAGTGTCTTGCCAGCTTATCTGGTGGCGCGGAGGGAATTACATGATGAAGCAGCCCAACTTTTGCTTCCCAAACCTCCCGTTGAAGGATCAAAGATTCTGCTGGAACGGTTGAGCTTTATTTGGAGTCGTTTGAGCTTCACTCATAAGGTTACAGCGCGAAATATTTTCCGTTATAAGCAACGAATGTTGATGACCATTTTTGGAGTTGCGGGTTCGGTTGCTCTCCTATTTGCAGGTCTTGGCATTCAGTCTTCTGTGGGAGGAGTTGTGGAGCGTCAATTTGAACAAATCCAGCAATACCAGATGATTGTGGCAGAAAAGAGCAGTGCGACGGAGCAAGAAAAAGCAGATTTAGAAAGTGCCTTGCAAGCGGACCGTATCCATGCTTATCAAAAGATTTACTCTAAATCCATTGAAAAAGATTTCAAAGGAAAAGCAGGACTGCAGACTATCACCATAATGGTCACAAGCAGAGAAGACTTCAAGCCCTTTATCACATTAGAGGAAAATGGGCGAGAGATGCAGGTCACTGATGGAGCCGTCGTGAGTCAAAAACTAGCTCAACTAGCAGGTGTTAGGGTTGGAGACAAGCTGGAGCTTGATGGGAAAGAAATCAAGGTATCAGCTATTTCTGAAAACTATGTTGGACACTTTGTTTATCTCAACCGAGCGACTTACGAACAAGTCTACGGTACCAGTCCGAAAGACAATACCTACCTAGTAAAATTAAAAGAGCCAACACCATCCAATACGGAGAAAGAAGCTGCCGCCTTTATGGAAAAAACTGCTGTTTCAGGGGTGGTCCAAAATGCAACGGCCATCCATCTCTTTGAATCCGTGGCCAATTCTCTCAATAAAACCATGGCAATCCTTGTCCTTGTTTCCGTCTTGCTAGCCATTGTCATTCTTTACAACCTCACCAATATCAATGTGGCAGAACGTATTCGTGAACTTTCCACTATCAAGGTTCTCGGTTTCCACAATAAAGAAGTGACCCTCTATATCTACCGTGAGACCATGGTGCTGTCCCTTGTTGGGATTGTTCTCGGTTTGGTAGCTGGCTACTATTTACATCAATTTTTAATTCAAATGATTTCACCTACCACCATACTTTTTTATCCACGAGTAAGCTGGGAAGTCTATGCTCTTCCAATCGTCGCAGTGACTGTGATCTTAGCCTTACTGGGTCTCTTTGTCAATCACCACTTGAGAAAGGTGGATATGCTCGAAGCCCTGAAATCAGTAGAGTAA
- a CDS encoding phosphoglycerate mutase, producing the protein MVKLVFARHGESEWNKANLFTGWADVDLSEKGTQQAIDAGKLIKEAGIEFDQAYTSVLKRAIKTTNLALEAADQLWVPVEKSWRLNERHYGGLTGKNKAEAAEQFGDEQVHIWRRSYDVLPPAMPHDDEYSAHTDRRYASLDDSVIPDAENLKVTLERALPFWEDKIAPALKDGKNVFVGAHGNSIRALVKHIKRLSDDEIMDVEIPNFPPLVFEFDEKLNVVSEYYLGK; encoded by the coding sequence ATGGTAAAATTGGTTTTTGCTCGCCACGGTGAGTCTGAATGGAACAAAGCTAACCTTTTCACTGGTTGGGCTGATGTTGATTTGTCTGAAAAAGGAACACAACAAGCGATTGACGCTGGTAAATTGATCAAAGAAGCTGGTATCGAATTTGACCAAGCTTACACTTCAGTATTGAAACGTGCGATCAAAACAACAAATTTGGCTCTTGAAGCTGCTGACCAACTCTGGGTTCCAGTTGAAAAATCATGGCGCTTGAACGAACGTCACTATGGTGGTTTGACTGGTAAAAACAAAGCTGAAGCTGCTGAACAATTTGGTGATGAGCAAGTTCACATCTGGCGTCGTTCATACGATGTATTGCCTCCTGCAATGCCTCATGATGACGAATACTCAGCTCACACTGACCGTCGTTACGCTTCACTTGACGACTCAGTCATTCCAGATGCTGAAAACTTGAAAGTGACTTTGGAACGTGCCCTTCCATTCTGGGAAGATAAAATCGCTCCAGCGCTTAAAGATGGTAAAAACGTATTCGTAGGTGCTCACGGTAACTCAATCCGTGCCCTTGTAAAACACATCAAACGCTTGTCAGATGACGAAATCATGGACGTGGAAATCCCTAACTTCCCACCATTGGTATTCGAATTTGACGAAAAATTGAACGTAGTTTCTGAATACTATCTTGGAAAATAA
- a CDS encoding YggT family protein, producing the protein MIFLIRLIQNAVNIYSLLLLIYALLSWFPNSYGSSLERLLEKLIRPIVDPLRRLPLQFGGLDLSIWLAILIVRFLGDSLIRFLLIL; encoded by the coding sequence ATGATTTTTCTGATTCGTCTAATCCAAAATGCAGTGAATATCTATTCCCTGCTTTTGTTAATCTATGCACTCCTCTCTTGGTTTCCAAATTCTTATGGTAGTTCACTAGAACGTTTACTGGAAAAACTGATTAGACCGATTGTTGATCCACTTCGCCGTTTACCTTTACAATTTGGAGGTTTGGATTTATCCATTTGGCTAGCAATCCTAATCGTTCGTTTTTTGGGTGACAGCTTGATTCGTTTCTTGTTGATACTATGA
- the ileS gene encoding isoleucine--tRNA ligase, with product MKLKDTLNLGKTEFPMRAGLPTKEPLWQKEWDEAKLYQRRQELNQGKPHFTLHDGPPYANGNIHVGHAMNKISKDIIVRSKSMSGFYAPYIPGWDTHGLPIEQVLAKQGVKRKEMDLVEYLKLCREYALSQVDKQREDFKRLGVSGDWENPYVTLTPDYEAAQIRVFGEMAKKGYIYRGAKPVYWSWSSESALAEAEIEYHDLVSTSLYYANKVKDGKGVLDTDTYIVVWTTTPFTITASRGLTVGADIDYVLVQPAGEARKFVVASELLTSLSEKFGWTDVQVLATYRGQELNHIVTVHPWDTAVDELVILGDHVTTDSGTGIVHTAPGFGEDDYNVGVANGLEVAVTVNERGIMMANAGAEFEGQFYDKVVPTVIEKLGNLLLAQEEISHSYPFDWRTKKPIIWRAVPQWFASVSKFRQEILDEIEKVKFHSEWGKVRLYNMIRDRGDWVISRQRAWGVPLPIFYAEDGTPIMTAETIEHVAQLFEEHGSIIWWERDAKDLLPEGFSHPGSPNGEFKKETDIMDVWFDSGSSWNGVVVNRPELKYPADLYLEGSDQYRGWFNSSLITSVANHGVAPYKQILSQGFALDGKGEKMSKSLGNTIAPSDVEKQFGAEILRLWVTSVDSSNDVRISMDILSQVSETYRKIRNTLRFLIANTSDFNPAEDVVAYEELRSVDKYMTIRFNQLVKTIRDAYANFEFLTIYKGLVNFINVDLSAFYLDFAKDVVYIEGAKSLERRQMQTVFYDILVKITKLLTPILPHTAEEIWSYLEFEAEDFVQLSELPEAETFANQEEILDTWAAFMDFRGQAQKALEEARNAKVIGKSLEAHLTVYPNEVVKTLLEAVNSNVAQLLIVSELTIAEGAAPESAVNFEDVAFTVDRAAGEVCDRCRRIDPTTAERSYHAVICDHCASIVEENFADAVAEGFEAK from the coding sequence ATGAAACTCAAAGATACCCTAAATCTTGGAAAAACTGAATTTCCAATGCGTGCTGGACTTCCTACTAAAGAACCACTATGGCAAAAAGAGTGGGACGAAGCGAAACTTTACCAACGTCGTCAAGAATTGAACCAAGGAAAACCGCATTTCACCTTGCATGATGGACCTCCCTATGCCAACGGAAATATCCACGTTGGGCACGCCATGAACAAGATTTCTAAAGATATTATTGTTCGTTCTAAATCTATGTCAGGATTTTACGCACCTTATATTCCAGGTTGGGATACACATGGTCTGCCAATCGAGCAAGTTTTGGCAAAACAAGGTGTCAAACGCAAAGAAATGGACTTGGTTGAGTACTTGAAACTTTGCCGCGAGTACGCTCTTTCTCAAGTTGATAAACAACGTGAAGACTTTAAACGTTTAGGTGTTTCTGGTGACTGGGAAAATCCTTATGTGACTTTGACTCCAGACTATGAAGCAGCTCAAATTCGTGTCTTTGGTGAAATGGCTAAAAAAGGCTATATCTACCGTGGTGCCAAGCCAGTTTACTGGTCATGGTCATCTGAGTCAGCCCTTGCAGAAGCTGAAATTGAATACCATGACTTGGTTTCAACTTCTCTTTACTATGCCAACAAGGTAAAAGATGGTAAAGGTGTCCTAGATACAGATACTTATATTGTTGTTTGGACAACAACTCCATTTACCATCACAGCTTCTCGTGGATTGACAGTTGGAGCGGATATTGATTATGTATTGGTACAACCAGCTGGCGAAGCTCGTAAGTTTGTAGTTGCTTCAGAATTGTTGACTAGTCTCTCTGAGAAATTTGGTTGGACTGATGTCCAAGTCTTGGCGACTTATCGTGGTCAAGAACTCAACCACATCGTGACAGTTCACCCATGGGATACAGCTGTAGATGAACTGGTGATCCTTGGTGACCACGTTACGACTGACTCAGGTACTGGTATCGTCCATACAGCCCCTGGTTTTGGTGAGGACGACTACAATGTCGGTGTTGCCAACGGTCTTGAAGTTGCAGTAACGGTTAATGAACGCGGTATTATGATGGCCAATGCAGGTGCTGAGTTCGAAGGTCAATTCTACGACAAGGTTGTACCAACTGTTATCGAGAAACTTGGTAATCTTCTCCTTGCCCAAGAAGAAATCTCTCACTCATATCCATTTGACTGGCGTACCAAGAAACCAATCATCTGGCGTGCAGTACCACAATGGTTTGCCTCCGTATCAAAATTCCGCCAAGAAATCTTGGACGAAATTGAAAAAGTGAAGTTCCACTCAGAATGGGGCAAAGTGCGTCTTTACAACATGATTCGTGACCGTGGCGACTGGGTTATCTCTCGTCAGCGTGCTTGGGGAGTTCCTCTCCCTATCTTCTACGCAGAAGACGGAACACCAATCATGACAGCTGAAACCATTGAACATGTGGCTCAACTCTTTGAAGAGCACGGTTCTATCATCTGGTGGGAACGTGATGCTAAAGACCTCTTGCCAGAAGGATTTAGCCACCCAGGTTCACCAAATGGTGAGTTCAAGAAAGAAACAGACATCATGGACGTTTGGTTTGACTCAGGTTCATCATGGAATGGAGTTGTGGTAAACCGTCCAGAACTCAAATATCCAGCAGACCTCTACCTTGAAGGTTCTGACCAATACCGTGGTTGGTTCAACTCATCACTTATCACATCAGTTGCCAACCATGGCGTAGCGCCTTACAAACAAATCTTGTCACAAGGTTTTGCCCTTGACGGTAAAGGTGAGAAGATGTCTAAATCTCTTGGAAATACCATTGCTCCAAGCGATGTTGAAAAACAATTTGGTGCGGAAATCTTGCGTCTCTGGGTAACAAGTGTAGACTCAAGCAACGACGTGCGTATCTCTATGGATATCTTGAGCCAAGTCTCTGAAACTTACCGTAAGATCCGTAACACCCTTCGTTTCTTGATTGCCAATACGTCTGACTTTAATCCAGCTGAGGATGTCGTAGCTTATGAAGAACTACGTTCAGTTGATAAGTACATGACTATTCGCTTTAACCAACTTGTTAAGACCATTCGTGATGCTTATGCCAACTTCGAATTCTTGACAATTTACAAGGGCTTGGTGAACTTTATCAACGTTGATTTGTCAGCCTTCTACCTTGATTTTGCTAAAGATGTTGTCTACATCGAGGGTGCTAAATCACTGGAACGTCGTCAAATGCAGACTGTTTTCTATGACATCCTTGTCAAAATCACGAAACTCTTGACACCAATCCTTCCTCACACTGCGGAAGAAATCTGGTCATATCTTGAGTTTGAAGCGGAAGACTTCGTTCAATTGTCAGAATTACCAGAAGCGGAAACTTTTGCTAATCAAGAAGAAATCTTGGATACATGGGCTGCCTTCATGGACTTCCGTGGACAAGCTCAAAAAGCCTTGGAAGAAGCTCGTAATGCAAAAGTAATCGGTAAATCACTCGAAGCTCATCTAACAGTTTATCCAAATGAAGTGGTGAAAACTCTACTCGAAGCAGTAAATAGCAATGTAGCTCAACTTTTAATCGTGTCTGAATTAACCATCGCAGAAGGTGCAGCTCCAGAGAGTGCAGTTAACTTTGAGGATGTAGCTTTCACAGTTGACCGTGCAGCAGGTGAAGTTTGTGACCGTTGCCGTCGTATCGATCCAACTACTGCAGAACGTAGCTACCATGCAGTCATCTGTGACCACTGTGCAAGCATCGTAGAAGAAAACTTTGCGGACGCGGTCGCAGAAGGATTTGAAGCGAAATAA
- a CDS encoding cell division protein SepF: MSLKDRFDKFIDYFTEDGEETTATYQPQDEQMIASSSSASKELSAQFQSTTSKDANITRLHARQQELAMQSHRTDEKVTIDVRYPRKYEDATEIVNLLAGNESILIDFQYMTEVQARRCLDYLDGARHVLAGNLKKVASTMYLLTPVNVVVNIEDIKLPDDSQSAEFGFDIKRSRAK, encoded by the coding sequence ATGTCTTTAAAAGATAGATTTGATAAATTTATAGATTATTTTACAGAAGATGGGGAAGAAACAACTGCGACTTATCAACCTCAGGATGAACAGATGATTGCTTCATCGAGTTCAGCTTCTAAAGAACTGTCAGCGCAGTTTCAATCAACCACTTCAAAAGATGCCAACATCACTCGCTTACATGCTCGTCAACAAGAATTGGCTATGCAAAGTCATCGTACAGATGAAAAAGTAACGATTGATGTTCGTTATCCTAGAAAATATGAGGATGCAACAGAGATTGTGAATTTATTGGCTGGAAATGAAAGTATCTTGATTGACTTCCAGTACATGACAGAGGTTCAGGCTCGTCGTTGTCTAGACTATCTGGACGGTGCCCGTCATGTTTTGGCAGGTAATCTGAAAAAAGTTGCGAGTACAATGTATTTGTTGACACCAGTCAATGTGGTTGTGAATATTGAAGATATCAAGTTGCCTGATGATTCTCAAAGTGCGGAATTTGGTTTTGATATTAAACGAAGTAGAGCGAAATAA
- a CDS encoding RNA-binding protein codes for MMTNKAIYQHFSLDDAPFIDKGLEWIKRVEDTYAPVLTAFVNLHQEHILRVLAGTYGLGCVSSGEYIHTEFVRVLLYPDYFSPTLSDFEMALLEIRYPSRFEQLTHAKILGTIINQLGIDRKLFGDILVDEKRAQIFVNRDFIPLFQDGIQKIARLPVSLEECPFTDKIISEINYQEQEILISSFRLDALLSSALKLSRKQAGQLIEKKSVQVNYHPIEKLDYLVAVGDLISVRKFGRLKIVKENGQTKRDKIKLTIQLLLSK; via the coding sequence ATGATGACAAATAAAGCGATTTACCAGCACTTTTCCCTTGATGATGCTCCCTTTATTGATAAGGGATTAGAGTGGATCAAGCGAGTGGAAGATACTTATGCTCCTGTTCTCACTGCTTTTGTCAACCTGCATCAGGAACATATACTGAGGGTTTTGGCTGGGACCTATGGACTGGGCTGTGTGAGTAGCGGAGAATATATCCATACGGAATTTGTCCGTGTCCTTCTGTATCCGGACTATTTCAGTCCGACACTGTCAGATTTTGAAATGGCATTGTTAGAGATCCGTTATCCAAGTAGGTTTGAACAGCTAACACATGCAAAGATTTTGGGGACAATCATCAATCAACTAGGAATTGATCGTAAGCTCTTTGGTGATATCTTGGTAGATGAAAAGAGAGCACAGATTTTTGTCAATCGTGATTTTATCCCTCTGTTTCAGGACGGGATACAAAAGATTGCCAGACTACCTGTGTCGCTGGAGGAATGTCCTTTCACCGATAAAATCATATCTGAGATCAATTATCAAGAACAAGAGATTTTGATTTCCAGTTTTCGTTTGGATGCCCTCTTATCAAGTGCCTTGAAATTATCCAGAAAGCAGGCTGGTCAACTGATAGAGAAAAAATCTGTTCAGGTAAACTACCACCCCATTGAAAAATTAGATTATCTAGTAGCTGTAGGGGATTTGATTAGTGTGAGAAAGTTTGGTCGTCTGAAGATTGTCAAAGAAAATGGGCAAACTAAAAGGGATAAGATAAAACTGACTATCCAATTATTATTAAGTAAGTGA
- the rpsO gene encoding 30S ribosomal protein S15: MAISKEKKNEIIAQYARHEGDTGSVEVQVAVLTWEINHLNEHIKQHKKDHATYRGLMKKIGRRRNLLAYLRKNDVNRYRELINSLGLRR; encoded by the coding sequence ATGGCAATCTCAAAAGAGAAAAAAAATGAAATCATCGCACAATATGCACGTCACGAAGGTGATACAGGTTCAGTAGAGGTTCAAGTTGCTGTCCTTACTTGGGAAATCAACCACCTTAACGAACACATCAAACAACACAAAAAAGACCACGCTACATACCGTGGATTGATGAAGAAAATCGGTCGCCGTCGTAACTTGCTTGCATACTTGCGTAAGAACGACGTTAACCGTTACCGTGAGTTGATCAACTCTCTAGGACTTCGTCGCTAA
- a CDS encoding DivIVA domain-containing protein, with translation MPITSLEIKDKTFSTKFRGFDPEEVDEFLDIVVRDYEDLVRNNHEMERHIRSLEERLSYFDEMKDSLSQSVLIAQDTAERVKQAAQERSNNIIQQAEQDAQRLLEEAKYKANEILRQATDNAKKVAVETEELKNKSRVFHQRLKSTIESQLAIVESSDWEDILRPTATYLQTSDEAFKEVVGEVLGEAVPSQPEEEPIDVTRQFSPEEMAELQARIEAGNKELAEFEAQQANSQAESHVLDINTVVEEIQSHSVEPQHEDSEMMTEYFSVSPSATGTASSTTRHEAQQESVTIL, from the coding sequence ATGCCAATTACATCATTAGAAATTAAAGATAAAACCTTTTCTACGAAATTCAGAGGGTTTGATCCAGAAGAAGTAGATGAATTTCTTGATATTGTTGTTCGTGATTACGAGGACTTAGTTCGCAATAATCACGAAATGGAAAGACACATTAGAAGTTTAGAAGAGCGCTTATCTTACTTTGATGAGATGAAGGATTCGTTGAGCCAGTCTGTTTTGATTGCTCAAGATACGGCTGAACGTGTAAAGCAAGCTGCTCAAGAGCGCTCAAACAATATTATTCAACAGGCTGAGCAAGATGCCCAGCGCCTCCTTGAAGAGGCAAAATACAAGGCTAATGAAATCCTACGTCAGGCAACAGATAATGCTAAGAAAGTAGCTGTTGAGACAGAAGAGTTGAAGAACAAGAGTCGTGTATTCCATCAACGCCTCAAGTCTACGATTGAGAGCCAGTTGGCAATTGTCGAATCTTCAGATTGGGAAGATATTCTTCGTCCGACTGCGACTTATCTCCAAACAAGTGATGAAGCCTTCAAGGAAGTCGTAGGTGAGGTCTTGGGAGAAGCTGTTCCTTCGCAACCAGAAGAAGAGCCGATTGATGTGACTCGCCAATTTTCACCTGAAGAAATGGCTGAGTTACAAGCCCGCATCGAAGCAGGTAACAAAGAATTAGCTGAGTTTGAAGCTCAGCAGGCTAACAGTCAAGCGGAAAGTCATGTGTTAGACATCAATACGGTTGTAGAAGAGATACAGTCTCATTCAGTTGAACCACAACATGAGGATTCAGAAATGATGACAGAGTATTTCTCAGTATCGCCATCAGCAACTGGAACTGCTTCTTCAACTACTAGACATGAAGCACAACAAGAATCCGTTACAATATTATAA
- a CDS encoding ABC transporter ATP-binding protein, translated as MAYIEMKHSYKRYQVGDTEIVANRDVNFEIEKGELVIILGASGAGKSTVLNLLGGMDTNDEGEIWIDGANIANYSSYQRTNYRREDVGFVFQFYNLVSNLTAKENVELASEIVTDALDPEQVLKDVGLGHRLNNFPAQLSGGEQQRVSIARAVAKNPKILLCDEPTGALDYQTGKQVLKILQDMSRQKGATVIIVTHNGALAPIADRVIHMRDATVKSMTINERPQDIETLEY; from the coding sequence ATGGCTTATATTGAAATGAAACACAGCTACAAGCGTTACCAGGTTGGGGATACGGAGATTGTGGCTAATCGCGATGTGAATTTTGAAATCGAAAAAGGGGAGCTGGTTATTATCCTTGGTGCTTCTGGTGCTGGAAAATCAACCGTTCTCAATCTTTTAGGAGGTATGGATACCAATGATGAGGGGGAGATTTGGATTGATGGTGCCAATATTGCTAACTATAGTTCGTACCAACGAACAAACTATCGTCGTGAAGATGTAGGTTTTGTTTTTCAATTTTACAATCTGGTCTCTAATCTGACAGCCAAGGAAAATGTGGAACTGGCTTCAGAAATCGTGACAGATGCCTTGGATCCAGAGCAAGTGCTCAAAGACGTAGGGCTAGGTCATCGCCTCAATAACTTTCCAGCCCAGCTTTCTGGAGGGGAGCAACAGCGAGTCTCCATTGCACGCGCTGTAGCCAAAAATCCTAAAATTCTCCTCTGTGATGAACCGACAGGTGCCTTGGATTACCAGACGGGGAAGCAAGTCTTGAAGATTCTCCAAGACATGTCTCGTCAAAAAGGAGCGACGGTGATTATCGTGACCCACAATGGCGCGCTAGCCCCTATTGCAGATCGGGTGATTCACATGCGCGATGCCACGGTTAAGAGTATGACGATCAATGAACGTCCACAGGATATCGAAACATTGGAGTATTAG
- a CDS encoding FecCD family ABC transporter permease, producing the protein MLSKFSGSRRDLQFVLLLGVLLAVLGFSLFLAVSMGSVAIDLGDTYRIILSRLGFPLEIGEVSKSTLAIVWNMRFPRVLLGLIVGAGLSMCGSVMQSTVNNPIAEPYVLGISAGATLGATLSIILGLKVMINLGAFLGAILATIAVLIIASMQGRMTTSSLILSGTVVNALFLAFSNFIISVGANADSVMTIKFWTMGSLAGTSWSDLVLPTIVVGVAFLFFSTQYRVFNAMMMGDEAALTLGIPLRFYWYLYVTMVAVLTAVLVATCGIIGFVGLITPHLARGLVGTNYRRLFPIATLLGALFVVWADVLSRVIIPNAELPIGIFTALVGAPFFIYIVGGRRREVRV; encoded by the coding sequence ATGCTTTCCAAATTTTCTGGAAGCCGACGGGACCTGCAATTCGTGTTACTTTTAGGTGTTTTGCTAGCTGTTTTAGGGTTTTCGCTCTTTCTAGCTGTTTCTATGGGATCCGTTGCGATTGATCTAGGCGATACCTATCGGATTATTTTGAGCAGGTTGGGGTTTCCTCTTGAGATAGGAGAGGTTTCCAAGTCCACTCTTGCCATTGTATGGAACATGAGATTCCCCCGAGTGTTGCTGGGTCTGATAGTAGGGGCTGGTCTTTCCATGTGTGGTAGCGTAATGCAGTCTACAGTGAACAATCCCATCGCTGAGCCCTATGTCTTAGGCATCTCTGCGGGTGCAACTCTAGGGGCAACCTTGAGCATCATTCTTGGTTTAAAAGTGATGATTAACCTTGGAGCTTTTCTTGGAGCTATTTTGGCAACAATTGCTGTCCTCATCATTGCCTCTATGCAGGGAAGGATGACGACTTCTAGTCTGATTTTATCAGGAACAGTGGTCAATGCTCTTTTTCTGGCATTTTCCAACTTTATTATCTCAGTTGGTGCTAATGCTGACAGTGTGATGACCATTAAGTTTTGGACCATGGGCTCGCTTGCTGGGACTTCCTGGTCTGACTTAGTCCTGCCAACTATAGTAGTAGGAGTGGCCTTTCTATTTTTCTCTACTCAGTATCGTGTTTTTAATGCGATGATGATGGGAGATGAGGCTGCTTTAACTTTGGGAATTCCCTTACGCTTTTATTGGTATCTTTATGTGACCATGGTGGCTGTGCTGACAGCAGTCTTGGTGGCTACTTGTGGGATTATTGGATTTGTTGGTCTAATTACTCCTCACTTAGCTCGAGGGTTAGTGGGAACGAATTACAGGAGGCTTTTTCCTATTGCGACCTTACTGGGGGCCCTCTTTGTTGTCTGGGCAGATGTACTTTCTCGTGTCATCATTCCAAATGCTGAGCTTCCAATTGGTATTTTCACAGCCTTGGTAGGTGCTCCCTTCTTTATCTACATTGTTGGAGGTAGGCGAAGGGAGGTGAGGGTCTGA